A region from the Vicia villosa cultivar HV-30 ecotype Madison, WI unplaced genomic scaffold, Vvil1.0 ctg.000175F_1_1, whole genome shotgun sequence genome encodes:
- the LOC131624952 gene encoding WAT1-related protein At1g25270-like isoform X1 — MSSICKFIDGVKAAFLMVVVQIAYAVVSILYKLVADNNGMSLCVLVAYRYLFASIFMVPLAYFAERKSKPKITAEVLFQAFLCGLFGATLQQNLYVEAVVLAGVTYATVMYNFIPGATFTLAVCFGLERLNIRTLTGKAKVIGTLMGISGAMILTFYKSTEIHIWSTNVNLLKHHLQPQNVSTNNIWGSSLALGTCISYSIWLIIQAKMSEKFPWHYTSAALMSVMASIQSIIFALFMERGDWNQWKLGWDIKLFTALFAGVMASGIVWVLIAWCVRIKGPLYASVFNPLFLVLVAIGGSLLLDERLHLGSVIGSLIIVIGLYIVLWGKGRELKKTIEIQPLEIITTKLQDAKSLEIDDNIVLKENNYL, encoded by the exons ATGTCATCTATTTGTAAATTCATAGATGGAGTAAAAGCAGCATTTCTAATGGTGGTGGTTCAAATTGCTTATGCTGTTGTTAGCATATTGTACAAATTGGTTGCAGATAATAATGGGATGAGTTTGTGTGTACTTGTGGCTTATCGTTACCTCTTTGCATCAATTTTTATGGTTCCTCTTGCTTACTTTGCTGAGAG GAAGAGCAAACCAAAGATCACTGCAGAAgttctttttcaagcttttctTTGTGGATTATTTGG gGCAACCTTACAACAAAATTTATACGTTGAAGCCGTAGTTTTAGCGGGTGTAACATATGCTACGGTCATGTATAATTTTATTCCAGGTGCAACCTTCACCTTAGCCGTCTGTTTCGG attagaaAGGTTAAACATTAGAACATTAACCGGAAAAGCCAAGGTGATTGGCACATTAATGGGAATTAGTGGAGCTATGATTCTCACTTTTTATAAAAGCACTGAAATTCACATATGGTCTACTAATGTGAATTTGTTGAAACATCATCTACAACCACAAAATGTTTCTACTAATAATATATGGGGCTCTTCTCTTGCATTGGGCACTTGTATATCATATTCAATATGGTTGATAATTCAG GCTAAGATGAGTGAGAAGTTTCCTTGGCATTATACAAGTGCAGCATTGATGTCAGTGATGGCTTCTATCCAATCAATTATATTTGCATTATTCATGGAAAGAGGTGATTGGAATCAATGGAAGCTTGGTTGGGATATCAAACTTTTCACTGCACTTTTTGCG GGTGTTATGGCCTCCGGAATAGTTTGGGTTTTGATTGCATGGTGTGTGCGCATAAAAGGTCCACTCTATGCTTCTGTTTTCAACCCTCTCTTTCTTGTTCTAGTGGCCATTGGAGGATCTCTCTTATTAGATGAAAGACTTCATTTGGGAAG TGTAATAGGatcattgatcattgtgattGGGCTATACATTGTCTTGTGGGGTAAAGGTAGAGAATTGAAGAAAACTATTGAGATTCAACCCTTGGAGATAATAACCACAAAGCTTCAAGATGCTAAAAGTCTTGAGATTGATGATAACATTGTTTTGAAGGAAAACAATTATCTATAA
- the LOC131624952 gene encoding WAT1-related protein At1g25270-like isoform X2 translates to MSSICKFIDGVKAAFLMVVVQIAYAVVSILYKLVADNNGMSLCVLVAYRYLFASIFMVPLAYFAERKSKPKITAEVLFQAFLCGLFGLERLNIRTLTGKAKVIGTLMGISGAMILTFYKSTEIHIWSTNVNLLKHHLQPQNVSTNNIWGSSLALGTCISYSIWLIIQAKMSEKFPWHYTSAALMSVMASIQSIIFALFMERGDWNQWKLGWDIKLFTALFAGVMASGIVWVLIAWCVRIKGPLYASVFNPLFLVLVAIGGSLLLDERLHLGSVIGSLIIVIGLYIVLWGKGRELKKTIEIQPLEIITTKLQDAKSLEIDDNIVLKENNYL, encoded by the exons ATGTCATCTATTTGTAAATTCATAGATGGAGTAAAAGCAGCATTTCTAATGGTGGTGGTTCAAATTGCTTATGCTGTTGTTAGCATATTGTACAAATTGGTTGCAGATAATAATGGGATGAGTTTGTGTGTACTTGTGGCTTATCGTTACCTCTTTGCATCAATTTTTATGGTTCCTCTTGCTTACTTTGCTGAGAG GAAGAGCAAACCAAAGATCACTGCAGAAgttctttttcaagcttttctTTGTGGATTATTTGG attagaaAGGTTAAACATTAGAACATTAACCGGAAAAGCCAAGGTGATTGGCACATTAATGGGAATTAGTGGAGCTATGATTCTCACTTTTTATAAAAGCACTGAAATTCACATATGGTCTACTAATGTGAATTTGTTGAAACATCATCTACAACCACAAAATGTTTCTACTAATAATATATGGGGCTCTTCTCTTGCATTGGGCACTTGTATATCATATTCAATATGGTTGATAATTCAG GCTAAGATGAGTGAGAAGTTTCCTTGGCATTATACAAGTGCAGCATTGATGTCAGTGATGGCTTCTATCCAATCAATTATATTTGCATTATTCATGGAAAGAGGTGATTGGAATCAATGGAAGCTTGGTTGGGATATCAAACTTTTCACTGCACTTTTTGCG GGTGTTATGGCCTCCGGAATAGTTTGGGTTTTGATTGCATGGTGTGTGCGCATAAAAGGTCCACTCTATGCTTCTGTTTTCAACCCTCTCTTTCTTGTTCTAGTGGCCATTGGAGGATCTCTCTTATTAGATGAAAGACTTCATTTGGGAAG TGTAATAGGatcattgatcattgtgattGGGCTATACATTGTCTTGTGGGGTAAAGGTAGAGAATTGAAGAAAACTATTGAGATTCAACCCTTGGAGATAATAACCACAAAGCTTCAAGATGCTAAAAGTCTTGAGATTGATGATAACATTGTTTTGAAGGAAAACAATTATCTATAA